The Mycobacterium sp. EPa45 genomic interval GCAGGCACGGCCACGCCGGCGGCTGCCAGCCTTGATCAGCGGGATTCTCGGGATGCCATGCGGCGGAGGGGATTTGGTCGGCCGGTTGGAAAGATCGGCGAGGGCCACTCGCCACACCAGCGTCCGGGCGGACCGAACCCGTGGTGGCGTCATCGGTACGCGGCTTGTGCGGTCCGTTGTGGCGCCGGCTGCCCTCATGCCTATTACCCGGTGGGGCGTTGCTGTCCGAGTCGCCGTGCGCCCCTTGGCCGCCGTCACTGCTACCAATCGTGCCGGGAGCGGCACCGGCGGGCGCGGCCACGAGCATGGCCGCACCGCTGCATAGCAAACCGCACGCGATCACCCAGCTAATCGCTGCGGCACTCATCGGCGAGCGGTTCACGACGTTCCTCGGGTTAGCGGCGCAGGTCGCCGCCGCATCGGACAGTTCGGGATCATTGTGGCATATCCGCAGGTCGTGGTAGGCCTCGTTGAGCCGGGCGATAGGGTTGACTGACCCGGTCGCGAGCGCGTCTCGCCGATCGCCGACGACCTACTCGGGAGGCATCAGGTATGGGCCTGTTCACCAAGCGCAAAAGCCGTGCGACCCGCCGCGCGGAGGCTCGGGCGATCAAAGCCCGCGCCAAACTCGAGGCCAAGCTGTCGGCCCGGAACGAGGTCAAGCGCATCAAGGCCGCCGAGCGGTCCGAGAACAAGGTGCTCAAGGCGCAGCTGAAGGCCGCCCGCGAAGCCGACCGGGCCGCGGTCAAGGTCGCCGAGGCGCAACTGAAGGCGGTCCGCGAGGGCAAACTCCTGTCACCCACCCGGGTGCGACGGGCGTTGACCGTGTCCCGGTTGCTGGCGCCCGTCGTGGTCCCGGTGGCCTACCGGGCTGCGATCGCGGCGCGCGGCATCATCGACGAACGCCGGGCCGACCGTCTCGGCGTGCCGCTGAGCCAGCTCGGGCAGTTCTCCGGCCAGGGCGGCCAGCTGTCGGCGCGGATTGCCGGCGCGGAGAACTCGCTGCGGCTGGTGGCCGAGAAGAAGACCAAAGACGCCGAGACCAAACAGTTCGTTGCCGCGATGACCGAACGGCTGAACGCCCTCTCGGCGGCCATCCCTGCCGCAGAGAACATGCCGGGGCAACGCCGGCGCGATGCACACGCCGCGATCGCCGAACAGCTCGACGGAATCGACGCCGATCTGATGGCGCGCCTCGGCGTGCTCTGATGGGCCGCGATCGGGTGCTGACCCGTGCGCTGGCCCTGGCCGCGTTGCTCACCCTCGGATCGTGGACTGTCGCGGCGACCGCGGGCGCGCACGTCCATGTCAGCGCCGAGCACGCCGTGCGCGGCGACTACGCGCTGATTACCTTTCAGGTGCCCAACGAGTCCGAAAAAGGCGTTCCCACAACCACAGTCACGATCACGCTGCCCAATGTCGCGTCGGCGAGCACCGACGTGATGCCCGGCTGGACCGCCGCCCTCGACCGCGATCCGGCCAGCGGCGCCTACCGATCCGTCACGTTCACCGCGACCGCCAATGCCGGCATCGGCGCCGCCGAGTTCGAGTTGTTTCCGCTGTCGATCAAGTTGCCCGACGCCGATTCGGTGTCGTTTCCGGTGACGCAGACGTACGCCGACGGCACCAAAGTCAACTGGGACCAACCGCCGCTGCCAGGCGGTGGCGAGCCCGAATACCCTGCCCCGGTCTTGCCGCTGACGGCCGGACCGCACGAGCCCGAGGAACACCACGGGACCCCGCCGGGGGCCGCGGGGCCGTCGGTGACCGCAGCACCGCCGGCGGACGCGCAGGCGCCGGCGCGCGGCGGCTCCGACAACACCGCCCGAGCGTTGGCCGGCGGTGCACTGTTGCTGGCCGCGATCGGTGTCGGCGTCGCATTGGCCCGCCGGCGGACATGACCAGTCTGCGGCGGGCCGTGGCCGCGGTGCTGTTGATGTCTGCGATGGCATTGGGCGGGGCGGCCGTGGCGTGGGCGCACGCCGCGCGAGTTGCGGCCGATCCGTCGCCCGACGCCATCCTCACTTCTGCGCCGTCGCGGGTCAGTGCCACCTTCAACGAGCAGTTGCAGACCGATTTCGCTGCGATGACCGTGGTGGGTCCCGACGGCAATCTGTGGTCCGACGGGCCGCCGCAGGTCCAGGGCGCGGTGGTCAGCGTCGGGGTGCGTCCGCTGGGCCCGGCCGGGCCATACACCGTGAATTACCGGGTGACTTCCGCCGACGGCCACGTCGTGTCCGGCTCCTGGGCATTCACCATGACCGTCACCGGCAGCGGTACCCCAGGTCCGTCGGCTTCGGCGTCGGCCCCTGCCGTCGAGCGGGCGCTGCCGGTGTGGCCGTTCGTCGTCGGCGCCGTAGCGGTGATTGCCCTCGGGGTCATCTGGTCTCGGCTTCGCCGTTCGTGACCCTGGCATGATGGGTGCCACTGCCGGCGACGACAAACTGCAAAGGAGCGCACCTGATGGCAGACGAGCAGGACCGGCCCGATGAGGGTCGCGATGCCACGCCGCCGGGGCCCCCGCCTCCGGAAAAGGCCGTTGCCAAGAAGCAGCCGGCCAAAAAGGCGCCGGCCAAGAAGGCTGTGAAGAAAGCGCCTGCCAAGAAGGCGCCCGCAAAGGGCGGCGAGGCCGCGAAGAAGGCTCCGGCCAAGAAAGCACCGGCCAAGAAGGTTGCCCCGCCGCCACCAGAACCGCGCGCTGACTCCACCTCGCTTGCCGCGGGAAACGGCTCACCGCCGCTGGCGGAAGGCGCCCGTGCGGCGGCCGCCAGCGCCAAGGCGTCGGTCGAACAGGCGGCCGACCCGGTATCCACCCCGGCGATCGTGCCGGCTCCGCAGACCTCGCGCTCTCCGTTGCCGTTCGCGGTGGCCTTCGCCGCGACCGTACTGATCGCTCTCCTGGTGCGTCGGATGCACGCACGGAACGCCGAATGAGCACGCGGAACGCCGAATGAGCACGCGGAACGCCGAATGAGCATGAGTGTGACCTTCCGGCCCACCGCCGACCTCGTCGACGACATCGGTCCGGACGTTCGCAGCTGCGATGTGCAGTTCCGCCAATTCGGCGGCCGCGCCGAATTCGCCGGGCCGATCAGTACCGTGCGGTGTTTTCAGGACAACGCGCTGCTGAAGTCGGTGCTGTCCGAGCCGGGCGACGGCCGGGTCCTGGTGATCGACGGCGATGCCTCGGTGCACACCGCTCTTGTCGGTGACGTGATCGCCGAGCTCGGCCGCTCCAACGGCTGGTCGGGGCTGATCGTGCACGGCGCCGTGCGGGACGCATCGACGCTACGCACCCTCGACATCGGCATCAAGGCGCTGGGCACCAATCCGCGCAAGAGCACCAAGACCGGCGACGGCGAGCGCGACGTTCCGGTCAGCTTCGGCGGCGTCACGTTTACCCCCGGCGACATCGCCTTCAGCGACGACGACGGCATCGTCGTCACTGGAGCGGACTAAACACCCACTGCGACAGGGTGTTTGGTGAAGCTCAGCGCTTCGTCGTCGACCTTGCCGTGCCGGATCAGCCGCAGGTCGAGCAGGTAGTTCTGCTTGAGCCGCCACGGCGCGCGCGATCCGGCCTTGGGCAGCCGGTCCAGTGCCCGCAGGACGTAGCCGGGGGTGAAGTCCATCAGCGGGCGTTCCTCGATATCGGCCGACGGCTGGCTGGGGGCGACCCGGTCGTAGCCTCGCGCGTCCATGTGATTGAGGACGCGGCAGACGAATTCGGAGACCAGGTCGGCCTTCAGCGTCCACGACGCGTTGGTGTAGCCGATGGTGAAGGCCATGTTGGGCACACCGGAGAGCATCATGCCCTTGTAGGCCATCGTGGAATTGAGGTCCAGCGGCTCGCCGTCCATCGCGATCTCCGCGCCACCGAACAGCTGTAGGTTCAATCCTGTTGCGGTGACGATGATGTCGGCGTCGAGCTGCTGGCCTGAGGCGAGTTTGATCCCCGTCGGCGTGAAGCGTTCGATGGTGTCGGTGACCACATCGGCCTTTCCTTTGCGGATCATGCGGAACAGATCCCCGTTGGGCGCCAGGCACAGTCGCTCGTCCCACACCCGATAACTGGGACCGAAATGCTTGTCGACGTCGTAGCCCTCGGGCAGCCGGCGCTGCGCCATGGTCATCAGCTGCTTGCGCATGAAGTTGGGGAACCGCCGGGCGATCCGGTACTGCGCGGACTGGAACACGATGCTCTTCCAGCGGTTGGCGACGTAGGCGGGTTTGGTGGGCAGCAGCTTGTTCATCCGCACCGCGAACGGGTCGACGTCGGGCAGCGAGCCGATGTAGGTCGGCGAGCGCTGCAGCATAGTCACGTGCCCGGCACCTGAATTGGCAAGGGCGGGAATAAGAGTCACGGCGGTCGCGCCGCTTCCGATGACCACGACGCGTTTGCCGGCGTAGTCCAGATCCTCCGGCCAGTGCTGCGGGTGAACGATGGTGCCGGTGAAGTCGTCGGCGCCGGGGAACTCCGGCGAGTACCCCTCGTCGTAGTTGTAGTAGCCGCTGCAGGCGAACAGGAACGAGCAGGTGATGTCCTTGAGCTCACCGTCCGCCTCGACCCGCACGGTCCACTGATTGTCGGCGGTGGACCATTCGGCGCGAACCACGCGGTTACGAAAGCGGATGTGCTTGTCGATGCCGTACTCGCGCACCGCCTCCTTCAGGTACGACATGATCGAGGGACCGTCGGCGATCGCTTTCTCCGACGTCCAGGGCTTG includes:
- a CDS encoding DUF6474 family protein translates to MGLFTKRKSRATRRAEARAIKARAKLEAKLSARNEVKRIKAAERSENKVLKAQLKAAREADRAAVKVAEAQLKAVREGKLLSPTRVRRALTVSRLLAPVVVPVAYRAAIAARGIIDERRADRLGVPLSQLGQFSGQGGQLSARIAGAENSLRLVAEKKTKDAETKQFVAAMTERLNALSAAIPAAENMPGQRRRDAHAAIAEQLDGIDADLMARLGVL
- a CDS encoding YcnI family protein, with amino-acid sequence MGRDRVLTRALALAALLTLGSWTVAATAGAHVHVSAEHAVRGDYALITFQVPNESEKGVPTTTVTITLPNVASASTDVMPGWTAALDRDPASGAYRSVTFTATANAGIGAAEFELFPLSIKLPDADSVSFPVTQTYADGTKVNWDQPPLPGGGEPEYPAPVLPLTAGPHEPEEHHGTPPGAAGPSVTAAPPADAQAPARGGSDNTARALAGGALLLAAIGVGVALARRRT
- a CDS encoding copper resistance CopC family protein, with product MTSLRRAVAAVLLMSAMALGGAAVAWAHAARVAADPSPDAILTSAPSRVSATFNEQLQTDFAAMTVVGPDGNLWSDGPPQVQGAVVSVGVRPLGPAGPYTVNYRVTSADGHVVSGSWAFTMTVTGSGTPGPSASASAPAVERALPVWPFVVGAVAVIALGVIWSRLRRS
- the rraA gene encoding ribonuclease E activity regulator RraA, which encodes MSVTFRPTADLVDDIGPDVRSCDVQFRQFGGRAEFAGPISTVRCFQDNALLKSVLSEPGDGRVLVIDGDASVHTALVGDVIAELGRSNGWSGLIVHGAVRDASTLRTLDIGIKALGTNPRKSTKTGDGERDVPVSFGGVTFTPGDIAFSDDDGIVVTGAD
- a CDS encoding NAD(P)/FAD-dependent oxidoreductase gives rise to the protein MTEHVDVVIVGAGISGISAAWHLLDRCPSKSFLMLERREDLGGTWDLFKYPGIRSDSDMFTLGFRFKPWTSEKAIADGPSIMSYLKEAVREYGIDKHIRFRNRVVRAEWSTADNQWTVRVEADGELKDITCSFLFACSGYYNYDEGYSPEFPGADDFTGTIVHPQHWPEDLDYAGKRVVVIGSGATAVTLIPALANSGAGHVTMLQRSPTYIGSLPDVDPFAVRMNKLLPTKPAYVANRWKSIVFQSAQYRIARRFPNFMRKQLMTMAQRRLPEGYDVDKHFGPSYRVWDERLCLAPNGDLFRMIRKGKADVVTDTIERFTPTGIKLASGQQLDADIIVTATGLNLQLFGGAEIAMDGEPLDLNSTMAYKGMMLSGVPNMAFTIGYTNASWTLKADLVSEFVCRVLNHMDARGYDRVAPSQPSADIEERPLMDFTPGYVLRALDRLPKAGSRAPWRLKQNYLLDLRLIRHGKVDDEALSFTKHPVAVGV